One genomic window of Gallus gallus isolate bGalGal1 chromosome 34, bGalGal1.mat.broiler.GRCg7b, whole genome shotgun sequence includes the following:
- the LOC431300 gene encoding uncharacterized PE-PGRS family protein PE_PGRS54 isoform X2, with product MSHHFFRFGDGNFSSSSAHCGTLGSGRGSSAMSHWEDDGGQRFGGYGYGYGHGYGSRSLHNLSGLRNFSTGGIYGGDGGWYGRHGGYYDGRYLDRDLGRRVYFVGDFQGGAGRMYGGGSSRGMLSGGLREQGAGQGSGHPAAGGGIEEVHVNTNLLRPIQVQVDPEFQRMRSDEKEQIKTLNSKFASFIDKVQCLERQNQALMTKWELLQQQSSRPEESRSITSFFQSYINNLQRQLDMLQSQKEQLDPEAYEMLQLVEDYKKRFEDEINKRASKEEEYVELKKELDSTYMRKMEFEVRVEILKQELEFLRCLYEAELSQLQTVVDNTNVILSMDNGREVNMDGIIEEVRQEYEKIAQKGKDEVNAMYQGRYQDLQNMRVNQREQLRYTYQEIQELTRQIQRLQPEIEIVRRENDSRQEAIRDAEQRGSSAVKDGQKKLQELENALQQAREDLARILHDYQELLNAKLSLDVEIAMYRSLLEEEETRIQEGSPATVRVVTRSGSSAGGFGRQYGDLNREKEEMSTDDSNRMTWTEITPGGGREGERRDSGSTYGSREHRGGEAGRYHTGRSSGSSSGYGYESGGRISRAGSTSGGGHSSGGFGGSSGSGRCSPHGGGLSSGGSSGSGRRGSISGEGGSSGHGGSSYGSGSGGSICGGGGSGSSSRGSFGSGGSSSGGGHSSGGFGSSSGSGSGRRGSISGGGGSSGHGGSSYGSGSGGSICRGGSSGAGSGSGGSFGSGGSSSGGGHSSGGFGGSSGSGRCSPHGGGLSSGGSSGSGRRGSISGEGGSSGHGGSSYGSGSGGSICGGGGSGSSSGGSFGSGGSSSGGGHSSGGFGSSSGSGSGRRGSISGGGGSSGHGGSSYGSGSGGSICRGGSSGAGSGSGGSFGSGGSSSGGGHSSGGFGGSSGSGRCSPHGGGLSSGGSSGSGRRGSISGEGGSSGHGGSSYGSGSGGSICGGGGSGSSSGGSFGSGGSSSGGGHSSGGFGSSSGSGSGRRGSISGGGGSSGHGGSSYGSGSGGSICRGGSSSAGSGSGGSFGSGGSSSGGGHSSGGFGGSSGSGRCSPHGGGLSSGGSSGSGRRGSISGEGGSSGHGGSSYGSGSGGSICGGGGSGSSSGGSFGSGGSSSGGGHSSGGFGSSSGSGSGRRGSISGGGGSSGHGGSSYGSGSGGSICRGGSSGAGSGSGGSFGSGGSSSGGGHSSGGFGGSSGSGRCSPHGGGLSSGGSSGSGRRGSISGEGGSSGHGGSSYGSGSGGSICGGGGSGSSSGGSFGSGGSSSGGGHSSGGFGSSSGSGSGRRGSISGGGGSSGHGGSSYGSGSGGSICRGGSSGAGSGSGGSFGSGGSSSGGGHSSGGFGGSSGSGRCSPHGGGLSSGGSSGSGRRGSISGEGGSSGHGGSSYGSGSGGSICGGGGSGSSSGGSFGSGGSSSGGGHSSGGFGSSSGSGSGRRGSISGGGGSSGHGGSSYGSGSGGSICRGGSSGAGSGSGGSFGSGGSSSGGGHSSGGFGGSSGSGRCSPHGGGLSSGGSSGSGRRGSISGEGGSSGHGGSSYGSGSGGSICGGGGSGSSSGGSFGSGGSSSGGGHSSGGFGSSSGSGSGRRGSISGGGGSSGHGGSSYGSGSGGSICRGGSSGAGSGSGGSFGSGGSSSGGGHSSGGFGGSSGSGRCSPHGGGLSSGGSSGSGRRGSISGEGGSSGHGGSSYGSGSGGSICGGGGSGSSSGGSFGSGGSSSGGGHSSGGFGSSSGSGSGRRGSISGGGGSSGHGGSSYGSGSGGSICRGGSSGAGSGSGGSFGSGGSSSGGGHSSGGFGGSSGSGRCSPHGGGLSSGGSSGSGRRGSISGEGGSSGHGGSSYGSGSGGSICGGGGSGSSSGGSFGSGGSSSGGGHSSGGFGSSSGSGSGRRGSISGGGGSSGHGGSSYGSGSGGSICRGGSSGAGSGSGGSFGSGGSSSGGGHSSGGFGGSSGSGRCSPHGGGLSSGGSSGSGRRGSISGEGGSSGHGGSSYGSGSGGSICGGGGSGSSSGGSFGSGGSSSGGGHSSGGSGSSSGSGSGRRGSISGGGGSSGHGGSSYGSGSGGSICRGGSSGAVSGSGGSFGSGGSSSGGGHSSGGFGGSSGSGRCSPHGGGLSSGGSSGSGRRGSISGEGGSSGHGGSSYGSGSGGSICGGGGSGSSSGGSFGSGGSSSGGGHSSGGFDSSSGSGSGRRGSISGGGGSSGHGGSSYGSGSGGSICRGGSSGAGSGSGGSFGSGGSSSGGGHSSGGFGGSSGSGRCSPHGGGLSSGGSSGSGRRGSISGEGGSSGHGGSSYGSGSGGSICGGGGSGSSSGGSFGSGGSSSGGGHSSGGFGSSSGSGSGRRGSISGGGGSSGHGGSSYGSGSGGSICRGGSSGAGSGSGGSFGSGGSSSGGGHSSGGFGGSSGSGRCSPHGGGLSSGGSSGSGRRGSISGEGGSSGHGGSSYGSGSGGSICGGGGSGSSSGGSFGSGGSSSGGGHSSGGFGSSSGSGSGRRGSISGGGGSSGHGGSSYGSGSGGSICRGGSSGAGSGSGGSFGSGGSSSGGGHSSGGFGGSSGSGRCSPHGGGLSSGGSSGSGRRGSISGEGGSSGHGGSSYGSGSGGSICGGGGSGSSSGGSFGSGGSSSGGSFGSGGSSSGGGHSSGGFGSSSGSGSGRRGSISGGGGSSGHGGSSYGSGSGGSICGGGGSGSGSGFGGSFGSGGSVSHDAGTFSGGSCISPGSHSCGVSGSSSCGEGYGYVGSCSGDISSSGREGYGFESGHFSGGDGCYEGGGECGGYEYYGPRAETGECSSETGPSCPRYGYLSGSGIGYGTSDFSGDYYHK from the exons ATGAGCCACCATTTCTTCAGATTTGGCGATGGGAATTTCAGTTCTTCTTCTGCTCACTGTGGCACACTGGGGAGCGGAAGAGGCTCCTCTGCCATGAGCCATTGGGAAGATGATGGAGGACAAAGATTTGGTGGTTATGGCTATGGGTATGGGCATGGGTACGGCAGCAGGAGCCTCCACAACCTCAGTGGGCTTAGGAACTTTTCTACTGGTGGAATCTACGGAGGAGATGGAGGGTGGTATGGAAGGCATGGGGGGTATTATGATGGGAGATACCTGGACAGGGACTTAGGGAGAAGGGTGTATTTTGTGGGGGATTTTCAAGGTGGGGCAGGTAGGATGTATGGAGGAGGCTCAAGCAGGGGAATGCTCAGTGGAGGCCTTCGTGAGCaaggggctgggcagggctcggggcaccctgctgctggtggaggtATCGAGGAGGTCCATGTCAACACCAACCTGCTGAGGCCAATACAAGTGCAAGTTGACCCCGAGTTCCAGAGAATGCGGTCAGATGAGAAAGAGCAGATTAAGACGCTCAACAGCAAATTTGCGTCATTCATCGATAAG GTTCAATGCCTGGAGAGGCAGAACCAGGCTCTGATGACCAAATGGGaattgctgcagcagcaaagctcccgGCCGGAGGAGAGCAGAAGCATCACCTCCTTCTTCCAGTCCTACATCAATAACCTGCAGAGGCAGctggacatgctccagagcCAGAAAGAGCAGCTGGATCCAGAAGCCTATGAAATGCTTCAGCTTGTTGAAGATTACAAAAAGAG ATTTGAGGACGAAATCAACAAGCGTGCATCTAAAGAAGAGGAATATGTGGAGCTTAAAAAG GAACTGGACAGTACCTACATGAGAAAAATGGAGTTTGAAGTTCGGGTGGAAATACTGAAGCAGGAGCTTGAGTTCCTCCGATGCTTATATGAGGCG GAGCTGTCCCAGCTGCAAACAGTAGTTGACAACACCAATGTCATTCTGTCCATGGACAATGGCAGAGAAGTCAACATGGATGGCATCATTGAAGAAGTCAGGCAGGAGTATGAGAAGATTGCTCAGAAAGGCAAAGATGAAGTCAATGCCATGTACCAAGGCAGG TACCAGGACCTTCAGAACATGCGGGTAAATCAACGAGAGCAACTGAGGTACACTTACCAGGAAATCCAAGAACTTACCAGGCAGATCCAAAGACTGCAGCCGGAAATTGAAATAGTCAGGAGAGAG AATGACAGCCGCCAAGAGGCCATCAGAGATGCTGAGCAGCGTGGGAGCTCTGCAGTCAAAGATGGACAGAaaaagctgcaggagctggagaatGCTTTGCAGCAGGCCAGGGAAGACCTTGCTCGAATTCTGCATGATTATCAGGAGCTTCTGAATGCAAAATTGTCCCTGGATGTTGAAATTGCCATGTACAGGTCACTgcttgaggaggaggagaccAG GATACAGGAAGGTTCGCCAGCCACTGTCC GTGTTGTTACACGcagtgggagcagtgcaggaggctTTGGAAGACAGTATGGTGacttaaacagagaaaaagaagaaatgagcaCTGATGATAGCAACAGGATGACATGGACAGAGATAACACCgggagggggaagagaaggtGAAAGAAGAGATAGCGGATCAACGTATGGGAGTAGAGAGCATAGGGGTGGAGAAGCAGGGAGATACCATACGGGAAGGAGCTCAGGCTCAAGCTCAGGATATGGGTATGAATCAGGAGGGAGAATTAGCAGAGCAGGGTCAACGTCTGGAGGCGGCCACAGCTCTGGAGGCTTTGGTGGAAGCTCTGGCAGTGGCCGCTGCAGTCCTCACGGTGGAGGGCTGAGCTCTGGAGGGAGCAGTGGCTCCGGCAGGAGAGGGTCCATttcaggggaaggaggaagctcAGGTCATGGGGGATCGAGCTATGGCAGTGGAAGTGGAGGCTCCATCTGTGGAGGAGGAGGCTCTGGGTCCTCGTCCAGAGGAAGCTTTGGCAGTGGTGGGTCCTCGTCTGGAGGTGGCCACAGCTCTGGAGGCTTTGGCTCGAGCTCTGGCAGCGGATCTGGCAGGAGAGGGTCCATTTCTGGAGGCGGTGGAAGCTCAGGTCATGGAGGTTCCAGCTATGGCAGTGGAAGTGGAGGCTCCATCTGTAGAGGAGGAAGCTCTGGCGCTGGGTCAGGATCTGGGGGTAGCTTTGGCAGCGGTGGTTCGTCATCTGGAGGTGGCCACAGCTCTGGAGGCTTTGGTGGAAGCTCTGGCAGTGGCCGCTGCAGTCCTCACGGTGGAGGGCTGAGCTCTGGAGGGAGCAGTGGCTCTGGCAGGAGAGGGTCCATttcaggggaaggaggaagctcAGGTCATGGGGGATCGAGCTATGGCAGTGGAAGTGGAGGCTCCATCTGTGGAGGAGGAGGCTCTGGGTCCTCGTCTGGAGGAAGCTTTGGCAGTGGTGGGTCCTCGTCTGGAGGTGGCCACAGCTCTGGAGGCTTTGGCTCGAGCTCTGGCAGCGGATCTGGCAGGAGAGGGTCCATTTCTGGAGGCGGTGGAAGCTCAGGTCATGGAGGTTCCAGCTATGGCAGTGGAAGTGGAGGCTCCATCTGTAGAGGAGGAAGCTCTGGCGCTGGGTCAGGATCTGGGGGTAGCTTTGGCAGCGGTGGTTCGTCATCTGGAGGTGGCCACAGCTCTGGAGGCTTTGGTGGAAGCTCTGGCAGTGGCCGCTGCAGTCCTCACGGTGGAGGGCTGAGCTCTGGAGGGAGCAGTGGCTCCGGCAGGAGAGGGTCCATttcaggggaaggaggaagctcAGGTCATGGGGGATCGAGCTATGGCAGTGGAAGTGGAGGCTCCATCTGTGGAGGAGGAGGCTCTGGGTCCTCGTCCGGAGGAAGCTTTGGCAGTGGTGGGTCCTCGTCTGGAGGTGGCCACAGCTCTGGAGGCTTTGGCTCGAGCTCTGGCAGCGGATCTGGCAGGAGAGGGTCCATTTCTGGAGGCGGTGGAAGCTCAGGTCACGGAGGTTCCAGCTATGGCAGTGGAAGTGGAGGCTCCATCTGTAGAGGAGGAAGCTCTAGCGCTGGGTCAGGATCTGGGGGTAGCTTTGGCAGCGGTGGTTCGTCATCTGGAGGTGGCCACAGCTCTGGAGGCTTTGGTGGAAGCTCTGGCAGTGGCCGCTGCAGTCCTCACGGTGGAGGGCTGAGCTCTGGAGGGAGCAGTGGCTCCGGCAGGAGAGGGTCCATttcaggggaaggaggaagctcAGGTCATGGGGGATCGAGCTATGGCAGTGGAAGTGGAGGCTCCATCTGTGGAGGAGGAGGCTCTGGGTCCTCGTCCGGAGGAAGCTTTGGCAGTGGTGGGTCCTCGTCTGGAGGTGGCCACAGCTCTGGAGGCTTTGGCTCGAGCTCTGGCAGCGGATCTGGCAGGAGAGGGTCCATTTCTGGAGGCGGTGGAAGCTCAGGTCATGGAGGTTCCAGCTATGGCAGTGGAAGTGGAGGCTCCATCTGTAGAGGAGGAAGCTCTGGCGCTGGGTCAGGATCTGGGGGTAGCTTTGGCAGCGGTGGTTCGTCATCTGGAGGTGGCCACAGCTCTGGAGGCTTTGGTGGAAGCTCTGGCAGTGGCCGCTGCAGTCCTCACGGTGGAGGGCTGAGCTCTGGAGGGAGCAGTGGCTCCGGCAGGAGAGGGTCCATttcaggggaaggaggaagctcAGGTCATGGGGGATCGAGCTATGGCAGTGGAAGTGGAGGCTCCATCTGTGGAGGAGGAGGCTCTGGGTCCTCGTCCGGAGGAAGCTTTGGCAGTGGTGGGTCCTCGTCTGGAGGTGGCCACAGCTCTGGAGGCTTTGGCTCGAGCTCTGGCAGCGGATCTGGCAGGAGAGGGTCCATTTCTGGAGGCGGTGGAAGCTCAGGTCACGGAGGTTCCAGCTATGGCAGTGGAAGTGGAGGCTCCATCTGTAGAGGAGGAAGCTCTGGCGCTGGGTCAGGATCTGGGGGTAGCTTTGGCAGCGGTGGTTCGTCATCTGGAGGTGGCCACAGCTCTGGAGGCTTTGGTGGAAGCTCTGGCAGTGGCCGCTGCAGTCCTCACGGTGGAGGGCTGAGCTCTGGAGGGAGCAGTGGCTCCGGCAGGAGAGGGTCCATttcaggggaaggaggaagctcAGGTCATGGGGGATCGAGCTATGGCAGTGGAAGTGGAGGCTCCATCTGTGGAGGAGGAGGCTCTGGGTCCTCGTCCGGAGGAAGCTTTGGCAGTGGTGGGTCCTCGTCTGGAGGTGGCCACAGCTCTGGAGGCTTTGGCTCGAGCTCTGGCAGCGGATCTGGCAGGAGAGGGTCCATTTCTGGAGGCGGTGGAAGCTCAGGTCACGGAGGTTCCAGCTATGGCAGTGGAAGTGGAGGCTCCATCTGTAGAGGAGGAAGCTCTGGCGCTGGGTCAGGATCTGGGGGTAGCTTTGGCAGCGGTGGTTCGTCATCTGGAGGTGGCCACAGCTCTGGAGGCTTTGGTGGAAGCTCTGGCAGTGGCCGCTGCAGTCCTCACGGTGGAGGGCTGAGCTCTGGAGGGAGCAGTGGCTCTGGCAGGAGAGGGTCCATttcaggggaaggaggaagctcAGGTCATGGGGGATCGAGCTATGGCAGTGGAAGTGGAGGCTCCATCTGTGGAGGAGGAGGCTCTGGGTCCTCGTCCGGAGGAAGCTTTGGCAGTGGTGGGTCCTCGTCTGGAGGTGGCCACAGCTCTGGAGGCTTTGGCTCGAGCTCTGGCAGCGGATCTGGCAGGAGAGGGTCCATTTCTGGAGGCGGTGGAAGCTCAGGTCATGGAGGTTCCAGCTATGGCAGTGGAAGTGGAGGCTCCATCTGTAGAGGAGGAAGCTCTGGCGCTGGGTCAGGATCTGGGGGTAGCTTTGGCAGCGGTGGTTCGTCATCTGGAGGTGGCCACAGCTCTGGAGGCTTTGGTGGAAGCTCTGGCAGTGGCCGCTGCAGTCCTCACGGTGGAGGGCTGAGCTCTGGAGGGAGCAGTGGCTCCGGCAGGAGAGGGTCCATttcaggggaaggaggaagctcAGGTCATGGGGGATCGAGCTATGGCAGTGGAAGTGGAGGCTCCATCTGTGGAGGAGGAGGCTCTGGGTCCTCGTCCGGAGGAAGCTTTGGCAGTGGTGGGTCCTCGTCTGGAGGTGGCCACAGCTCTGGAGGCTTTGGCTCGAGCTCTGGCAGCGGATCTGGCAGGAGAGGGTCCATTTCTGGAGGCGGTGGAAGCTCAGGTCACGGAGGTTCCAGCTATGGCAGTGGAAGTGGAGGCTCCATCTGTAGAGGAGGAAGCTCTGGCGCTGGGTCAGGATCTGGGGGTAGCTTTGGCAGCGGTGGTTCGTCATCTGGAGGTGGCCACAGCTCTGGAGGCTTTGGTGGAAGCTCTGGCAGTGGCCGCTGCAGTCCTCACGGTGGAGGGCTGAGCTCTGGAGGGAGCAGTGGCTCTGGCAGGAGAGGGTCCATttcaggggaaggaggaagctcAGGTCATGGGGGATCGAGCTATGGCAGTGGAAGTGGAGGCTCCATCTGTGGAGGAGGAGGCTCTGGGTCCTCGTCCGGAGGAAGCTTTGGCAGTGGTGGGTCCTCGTCTGGAGGTGGCCACAGCTCTGGAGGCTTTGGCTCGAGCTCTGGCAGCGGATCTGGCAGGAGAGGGTCCATTTCTGGAGGCGGTGGAAGCTCAGGTCACGGAGGTTCCAGCTATGGCAGTGGAAGTGGAGGCTCCATCTGTAGAGGAGGAAGCTCTGGCGCTGGGTCAGGATCTGGGGGTAGCTTTGGCAGCGGTGGTTCGTCATCTGGAGGTGGCCACAGCTCTGGAGGCTTTGGTGGAAGCTCTGGCAGTGGCCGCTGCAGTCCTCACGGTGGAGGGCTGAGCTCTGGAGGGAGCAGTGGCTCTGGCAGGAGAGGGTCCATttcaggggaaggaggaagctcAGGTCATGGGGGATCGAGCTATGGCAGTGGAAGTGGAGGCTCCATCTGTGGAGGAGGAGGCTCTGGGTCCTCGTCCGGAGGAAGCTTTGGCAGTGGTGGGTCCTCGTCTGGAGGTGGCCACAGCTCTGGAGGCTCTGGCTCGAGCTCTGGCAGCGGATCTGGCAGGAGAGGGTCCATTTCTGGAGGCGGTGGAAGCTCAGGTCATGGAGGTTCCAGCTATGGCAGTGGAAGTGGAGGCTCCATCTGTAGAGGAGGAAGCTCTGGCGCTGTGTCAGGATCTGGGGGTAGCTTTGGCAGCGGTGGTTCGTCATCTGGAGGTGGCCACAGCTCTGGAGGCTTTGGTGGAAGCTCTGGCAGTGGCCGCTGCAGTCCTCACGGTGGAGGGCTGAGCTCTGGAGGGAGCAGTGGCTCCGGCAGGAGAGGGTCCATttcaggggaaggaggaagctcAGGTCATGGGGGATCGAGCTATGGCAGTGGAAGTGGAGGCTCCATCTGTGGAGGAGGAGGCTCTGGGTCCTCGTCCGGAGGAAGCTTTGGCAGTGGTGGGTCCTCGTCTGGAGGTGGCCACAGCTCTGGAGGCTTTGACTCGAGCTCTGGCAGCGGATCTGGCAGGAGAGGGTCCATTTCTGGAGGCGGTGGAAGCTCAGGTCATGGAGGTTCCAGCTATGGCAGTGGAAGTGGAGGCTCCATCTGTAGAGGAGGAAGCTCTGGCGCTGGGTCAGGATCTGGGGGTAGCTTTGGCAGCGGTGGTTCGTCATCTGGAGGTGGCCACAGCTCTGGAGGCTTTGGTGGAAGCTCTGGCAGTGGCCGCTGCAGTCCTCACGGTGGAGGGCTGAGCTCTGGAGGGAGCAGTGGCTCCGGCAGGAGAGGGTCCATttcaggggaaggaggaagctcAGGTCATGGGGGATCGAGCTATGGCAGTGGAAGTGGAGGCTCCATCTGTGGAGGAGGAGGCTCTGGGTCCTCGTCCGGAGGAAGCTTTGGCAGTGGTGGGTCCTCGTCTGGAGGTGGCCACAGCTCTGGAGGCTTTGGCTCGAGCTCTGGCAGCGGATCTGGCAGGAGAGGGTCCATTTCTGGAGGCGGTGGAAGCTCAGGTCACGGAGGTTCCAGCTATGGCAGTGGAAGTGGAGGCTCCATCTGTAGAGGAGGAAGCTCTGGCGCTGGGTCAGGATCTGGGGGTAGCTTTGGCAGCGGTGGTTCGTCATCTGGAGGTGGCCACAGCTCTGGAGGCTTTGGTGGAAGCTCTGGCAGTGGCCGCTGCAGTCCTCACGGTGGAGGGCTGAGCTCTGGAGGGAGCAGTGGCTCCGGCAGGAGAGGGTCCATttcaggggaaggaggaagctcAGGTCATGGGGGATCGAGCTATGGCAGTGGAAGTGGAGGCTCCATCTGTGGAGGAGGAGGCTCTGGGTCCTCGTCCGGAGGAAGCTTTGGCAGTGGTGGGTCCTCGTCTGGAGGTGGCCACAGCTCTGGAGGCTTTGGCTCGAGCTCTGGCAGCGGATCTGGCAGGAGAGGGTCCATTTCTGGAGGCGGTGGAAGCTCAGGTCACGGAGGTTCCAGCTATGGCAGTGGAAGTGGAGGCTCCATCTGTAGAGGAGGAAGCTCTGGCGCTGGGTCAGGATCTGGGGGTAGCTTTGGCAGCGGTGGTTCGTCATCTGGAGGTGGCCACAGCTCTGGAGGCTTTGGTGGAAGCTCTGGCAGTGGCCGCTGCAGTCCTCACGGTGGAGGGCTGAGCTCTGGAGGGAGCAGTGGCTCCGGCAGGAGAGGGTCCATttcaggggaaggaggaagctcAGGTCATGGGGGATCGAGCTATGGCAGTGGAAGTGGAGGCTCCATCTGTGGAGGAGGAGGCTCTGGGTCCTCGTCCGGAGGAAGCTTTGGCAGTGGTGGGTCCTCGTCCGGAGGAAGCTTTGGCAGTGGTGGGTCCTCGTCTGGAGGTGGCCACAGCTCTGGAGGCTTTGGCTCGAGCTCTGGCAGCGGATCTGGCAGGAGAGGGTCCATTTCTGGAGGCGGTGGAAGCTCAGGTCATGGAGGTTCCAGCTATGGCAGTGGAAGTGGAGGCTCCATCTGTGGAGGGGGCGGCTCTGGCTCTGGTTCTGGTTTTGGTGGAAGCTTTGGCAGTGGTGGTTCTGTATCCCATGATGCTGGAACTTTCAGTGGAGGGTCATGTATTTCACCTGGCAGTCACAGCTGTGGTGTTTCGGGTTCGAGTTCTTGTGGTGAAGGTTACGGATATGTTGGTTCATGTTCTGGGGATATCTCTAGTTCTGGCAGGGAGGGTTACGGCTTTGAAAGTGGGCATTTTTCAGGAGGGGATGGATGTTATGAGGGTGGTGGTGAGTGTGGTGGATATGAATATTATGGTCCCAGAGCTGAAACTGGAGAATGCAGCTCTGAAACAGGGCCATCTTGTCCAAGATATGGTTACTTGTCTGGGTCAGGTATTGGCTATGGGACTTCCGATTTTTCTGGTGATTATTACCACAAGTAG